A single region of the Nitrospira sp. genome encodes:
- a CDS encoding response regulator, giving the protein MNTLLPGQSPYALITDDDIIIRMFAREALEQVGWEVEEAENGREACIAFEKRTPDVVLLDVMMPEMDGFATCAALRRLPGGEHTPILIMTGLDDFESITKAYDAGATDFIVKPLNAMLLTHRIRYMVRANQVLQELRSSQATLTQARDAAIEGTRLKSEFLATMSHEIRTPMNGVLGMADWLLETDLTPEQLDCAQTIRSSGDALMVIINDILDFSKIESGKLSLELLDFELPVFLDRVMALFGERAQRKGLVLSSRIAEDVPPLLCGDPNRLQQVLSNLLANAIKFSERGTVSVLVDLDQRPPEQRLEFPATTYNESAADQSPVTHVRFSVVDNGIGIAPGAFSKLFQPFVQADGSTTRKYGGTGLGLAICKQLVELMGGHIGAESEPGVGSIFRFTVPLQLPQADINGKQQAA; this is encoded by the coding sequence ATGAACACTCTCTTACCCGGTCAATCGCCCTATGCCTTGATCACGGATGACGACATCATCATCCGCATGTTTGCCCGCGAAGCCCTGGAGCAAGTGGGATGGGAGGTGGAAGAGGCGGAGAATGGACGAGAAGCCTGCATCGCATTCGAGAAGCGGACACCCGACGTGGTGTTGCTGGACGTGATGATGCCGGAGATGGATGGCTTCGCTACCTGTGCGGCACTGCGACGTCTCCCGGGCGGGGAACATACCCCCATTCTGATTATGACCGGACTTGATGACTTCGAATCCATCACGAAGGCCTACGATGCGGGCGCGACGGATTTTATCGTCAAACCGCTGAACGCAATGCTTCTGACTCATCGTATCCGTTATATGGTTCGGGCAAACCAGGTCCTGCAAGAGCTCCGGTCCAGCCAGGCGACACTTACGCAGGCCCGAGATGCCGCGATCGAGGGCACCAGACTCAAATCGGAATTCCTGGCGACCATGAGCCACGAAATTCGCACGCCCATGAATGGTGTACTGGGAATGGCCGATTGGCTGTTAGAGACCGATTTGACGCCGGAGCAGCTGGATTGTGCTCAAACAATACGGTCTTCAGGAGATGCGTTGATGGTCATCATCAACGATATTTTAGATTTCTCGAAGATCGAGTCGGGGAAACTCTCACTCGAGTTGTTGGATTTCGAACTTCCAGTGTTTCTCGATCGTGTCATGGCCTTGTTTGGTGAGCGGGCACAACGCAAAGGGCTGGTCCTGAGTTCACGCATTGCGGAGGATGTCCCACCCCTGTTGTGCGGAGACCCGAACCGACTGCAACAAGTCCTGAGCAATCTGCTGGCAAACGCGATTAAATTCAGTGAGCGCGGCACGGTCTCCGTGCTGGTCGATCTTGATCAACGACCTCCGGAGCAGCGCCTGGAGTTTCCTGCCACCACGTACAATGAATCGGCGGCGGATCAGTCACCGGTGACTCATGTCCGGTTTTCCGTCGTCGATAATGGGATAGGCATTGCTCCCGGCGCCTTCAGCAAACTGTTTCAGCCGTTCGTCCAGGCCGACGGTTCCACGACCAGAAAATATGGAGGGACTGGCCTGGGATTGGCGATCTGCAAACAGCTCGTGGAATTGATGGGGGGACACATCGGAGCAGAAAGCGAACCCGGTGTCGGCTCGATATTTCGTTTTACCGTACCACTCCAACTTCCCCAAGCTGACATCAACGGAAAACAACAAGCCGCCTGA
- a CDS encoding PAS domain S-box protein: MHPLLKRQLKRLGLDDVSAPHSPEIWQQLLERVSRSYLESDQGRELLERSIALSATEMQALNEQLRRTSESRLTEERDKLQTVLRSMGDGLCVVDANWDIVLLNPEAARLCGLSEHEVVGRRLHDTISVSSRTHSGETLFAELLQSASTQGQSFRTDDGVLTATTGRSFPVACVLAPIVRDNHPVGAVLVFRDITERKHIEDRRRETEHLLRQQQTALFELTSNSVIQSGVLEPALREITRVAAATLKVRRCSVWLLQEASAALHCKDLYDADNQLHSSGMELLARDFPSYFGEVLSERVIDATDARTDPRTSEFTDAYLTPLGIGAMLDIPIRFKGKLVGVLCNEHVGPPRAWMLEEQQFGHAIGSQVSLALEAVERLHAEGALRKSEGRTRLIIDTALSAVISMDEQGRIIGWNAQAEQTFGWTRREAIGRMMTETIIPYAHREAHQQGLERFIKTGEGQVMNKRIETTALRRDGTEFPIELAVTPLRLENAYSFTAFVVDISERKQAEEALRTSEARLMMTVQGSHIGIWDWNLTTGSIYFSPQWKSQLGHDDHTLTNAFEEWRMRIHPEDQPFVHKTIQSCLDGDQSHFEIEHRLHHQDGNYRWILSRGSVIRDVYGVASRMVGIHIDTTERKRSEEELRAAKESAEAASKAKSEFLANMSHEIRTPMNGVLGTTELLLNSALTDKQRHLASTVHRSGRTLLAIINDILDFSKIEAGKLDLECVGFDLLQVLEESLELFMEAGRRKKLELTQQIDERVPRYLKGDPVRFRQILMNLLSNAIKFTETGGITLVAEFLSGTTTHALLRFAVSDTGIGIPAAAKLRIFDAFSQADGSTTRRFGGTGLGLSIAKQLVALMGGAITVESEPGRGSTFAFSAQFELQPLSTGSDTTVACYSPPPHSYLVPDHAGGSTHPLGSPSQADAQPDGQAAGCILLAEDSPVNREVAVGMLEQLGYQVEIAENGRQALLATEHAHFDLILMDCQMPEMDGLTATSEIRQRETEAGRSRLPIIALTANAMQGDRELCLSAGMDDYLTKPYTQMQLREIIQKWLSKRNPLVPASVTNNQAATDPGVATHVAQATSESATTGTGHTIDLKALDAIRALQRPNRPAVLASVLRKYLDNSRDSVDALRDALRANDPAGLQAVAHRLKSSSAQLGAIALAARCKELELMGATKNLVDADRTLAALQSEYANACTVFRNEIAKEKQA, encoded by the coding sequence ATGCATCCGCTGCTGAAACGACAACTGAAGCGACTGGGGCTGGACGACGTCTCCGCCCCTCACTCCCCCGAGATCTGGCAACAGCTGCTCGAACGGGTGAGCCGCAGCTATCTGGAATCCGACCAGGGCCGCGAACTCCTCGAACGTTCGATCGCGCTGTCCGCCACGGAAATGCAGGCGTTGAACGAACAATTGCGTCGCACCTCGGAGAGCCGGCTGACTGAGGAACGGGATAAGCTTCAGACCGTGCTTCGCTCGATGGGAGACGGACTCTGCGTGGTGGATGCCAACTGGGACATCGTGTTGCTTAATCCCGAAGCCGCGCGACTCTGCGGCCTGTCCGAACACGAGGTTGTCGGTCGACGGCTTCATGACACAATTTCGGTGTCGTCAAGAACACATTCCGGGGAGACACTGTTCGCCGAGCTACTTCAGAGCGCATCGACACAGGGACAATCCTTCCGTACCGACGACGGCGTTCTCACCGCGACCACCGGCCGATCGTTTCCCGTCGCCTGCGTCCTCGCCCCCATCGTGCGAGACAATCACCCAGTCGGTGCCGTCCTGGTCTTTCGCGATATCACCGAACGCAAACACATTGAAGATCGTCGTCGAGAAACCGAACACCTGCTCCGACAACAGCAAACCGCCCTATTCGAGTTGACGAGCAACAGCGTCATCCAGAGCGGTGTACTCGAGCCAGCCCTTCGTGAGATCACCCGCGTCGCAGCGGCGACACTGAAGGTGCGCCGGTGCAGCGTCTGGCTGCTACAAGAAGCCTCTGCCGCCCTGCACTGCAAAGATCTCTATGATGCAGACAACCAGCTCCATTCTTCAGGAATGGAGCTCCTTGCACGGGACTTCCCGAGCTATTTCGGCGAGGTTCTCTCCGAACGCGTCATCGACGCGACCGACGCGCGGACCGATCCCCGCACGTCCGAATTCACCGACGCCTACCTAACCCCGCTGGGTATCGGCGCCATGCTCGATATTCCGATTCGTTTCAAAGGGAAACTGGTCGGGGTGCTCTGCAATGAGCATGTGGGACCGCCTCGCGCGTGGATGCTGGAGGAACAGCAGTTCGGTCACGCAATCGGCTCGCAAGTCTCACTGGCGCTCGAAGCCGTCGAGCGCCTCCATGCTGAAGGTGCATTGCGCAAAAGCGAAGGCCGAACCAGGCTGATCATCGACACGGCGCTGAGTGCGGTCATCAGCATGGATGAGCAGGGACGCATTATCGGATGGAATGCGCAGGCCGAACAGACATTCGGGTGGACTCGCCGGGAAGCGATCGGCCGGATGATGACAGAGACCATCATTCCGTACGCTCATCGCGAAGCCCATCAACAAGGGCTTGAGCGGTTCATCAAGACCGGTGAGGGCCAGGTCATGAACAAACGGATCGAAACCACTGCCTTGCGCCGCGACGGCACAGAATTTCCCATTGAGTTGGCCGTCACTCCGCTTCGTCTAGAAAATGCGTATTCGTTCACGGCTTTCGTCGTGGATATTTCAGAGCGCAAACAAGCGGAAGAAGCCTTGCGCACCAGCGAAGCCCGCCTCATGATGACGGTGCAGGGATCTCACATCGGGATCTGGGACTGGAACCTCACGACCGGCTCGATCTATTTCTCTCCGCAATGGAAAAGCCAGCTCGGCCATGACGACCACACACTCACCAACGCATTCGAGGAATGGCGAATGCGCATTCATCCGGAGGACCAGCCATTTGTTCATAAGACCATTCAATCCTGCCTTGATGGCGACCAGTCGCACTTCGAGATCGAACACCGTCTGCACCATCAAGACGGCAACTACCGGTGGATCCTCTCTCGCGGCAGCGTCATCCGGGACGTCTACGGCGTGGCGTCGCGCATGGTCGGCATCCATATCGATACCACCGAACGAAAGCGAAGCGAGGAAGAACTCCGCGCGGCCAAGGAATCGGCCGAAGCGGCCAGCAAGGCCAAGAGCGAATTCCTGGCCAATATGAGCCATGAAATTCGCACCCCCATGAACGGCGTGCTGGGCACGACCGAACTTCTGCTCAATAGCGCGCTGACGGACAAACAGCGCCATCTGGCTTCGACGGTGCATCGGTCGGGTCGTACACTGCTTGCGATCATCAATGACATTCTGGATTTTTCAAAAATCGAGGCGGGCAAACTCGATCTGGAGTGTGTCGGTTTCGACCTGCTACAGGTGCTCGAAGAATCACTCGAACTGTTCATGGAGGCGGGCCGACGCAAGAAGCTTGAACTCACCCAACAGATCGATGAGCGGGTTCCACGCTACCTGAAAGGCGACCCGGTGCGCTTTCGCCAGATTCTCATGAATCTTCTGAGCAATGCCATCAAGTTCACGGAGACCGGCGGCATCACCCTAGTCGCTGAATTCTTGAGTGGCACGACCACCCACGCACTGTTGCGCTTTGCCGTCTCCGATACCGGAATCGGAATTCCTGCCGCAGCCAAGTTGCGCATATTCGACGCCTTTTCCCAGGCGGACGGGTCGACCACCAGGCGATTCGGTGGGACCGGACTCGGCCTGTCCATCGCCAAGCAGCTGGTCGCACTGATGGGTGGAGCGATCACCGTAGAAAGCGAACCGGGGCGAGGCTCCACGTTCGCATTTTCCGCCCAATTCGAGTTGCAACCACTAAGCACAGGATCCGACACAACCGTCGCATGCTATTCGCCGCCTCCTCATTCGTACCTTGTGCCTGACCACGCCGGGGGCTCGACGCATCCACTCGGCTCACCCTCTCAAGCGGATGCTCAGCCGGACGGACAAGCCGCCGGATGCATTTTGTTGGCAGAAGACAGTCCGGTGAACCGAGAAGTGGCCGTCGGCATGCTCGAACAACTCGGCTATCAGGTGGAAATCGCCGAGAACGGACGGCAGGCGCTCCTGGCGACGGAGCATGCTCATTTCGATCTGATACTCATGGATTGTCAGATGCCTGAGATGGACGGTCTCACCGCCACCTCAGAAATTCGCCAACGTGAAACCGAGGCCGGGCGAAGCAGATTGCCCATCATCGCGCTCACGGCCAATGCCATGCAGGGTGATCGCGAACTGTGCCTCTCGGCCGGGATGGATGACTACCTCACGAAGCCGTATACGCAAATGCAACTGCGCGAGATCATCCAGAAATGGCTGAGCAAACGGAACCCCCTCGTGCCCGCATCAGTCACAAACAACCAGGCAGCAACTGACCCCGGGGTCGCCACGCACGTCGCGCAGGCCACTTCCGAGTCAGCCACTACAGGCACCGGACATACCATCGACCTCAAAGCCTTGGACGCCATTCGTGCGTTACAGCGTCCCAATAGGCCGGCCGTGCTGGCCTCCGTGCTTCGCAAATACCTGGACAATTCCCGAGACAGTGTCGACGCACTCCGCGACGCCCTCCGTGCCAATGATCCGGCCGGACTTCAAGCTGTCGCGCACCGACTCAAATCAAGCAGCGCGCAGCTAGGTGCCATTGCCCTTGCCGCCCGCTGCAAAGAACTGGAGTTGATGGGGGCCACCAAGAATCTCGTCGATGCCGATCGAACGCTTGCAGCATTGCAAAGTGAGTATGCCAACGCCTGTACGGTCTTTCGAAATGAGATCGCCAAGGAGAAACAAGCATGA